One Glutamicibacter halophytocola DNA segment encodes these proteins:
- a CDS encoding YceD family protein, which translates to MVFSTRDLGRSPGSMEILNEQVPAPADVGNALIGIRGGSELDLDLRLEAVHEGILVSGTATAQIAGECGRCLDSIEYDYEADIQELFYYEESEEFEDDDDVDQYWVIGDLIDIDPVLRSAVVTALPFQPVCREDCLGLCNECGINLNEDPEHHHEILDPRWAALAQLSDNVAEDAATNKTSDKREEK; encoded by the coding sequence CTGGTTTTTTCAACCAGGGATCTCGGCCGTTCGCCGGGCTCAATGGAGATTCTCAACGAGCAGGTTCCGGCACCCGCAGATGTGGGAAATGCACTCATCGGCATTCGTGGAGGATCTGAGCTTGACTTAGATCTTCGCCTTGAAGCCGTGCATGAAGGAATTTTGGTATCGGGTACCGCTACAGCGCAAATTGCTGGGGAATGTGGACGATGCCTGGATTCCATCGAGTACGACTACGAGGCTGATATTCAGGAGCTCTTCTACTATGAAGAGAGCGAAGAATTCGAAGACGATGATGATGTGGATCAGTATTGGGTAATCGGTGACTTGATTGACATCGATCCGGTATTACGGAGCGCAGTGGTTACCGCCCTGCCGTTCCAGCCGGTTTGCCGGGAAGATTGCTTGGGGCTCTGCAATGAATGCGGAATCAACCTCAACGAAGACCCTGAGCATCACCATGAGATTCTGGATCCACGTTGGGCAGCGCTAGCGCAGCTGTCCGACAATGTCGCAGAGGATGCGGCAACAAATAAAACGTCAGACAAGAGAGAAGAGAAGTAG
- the mutM gene encoding bifunctional DNA-formamidopyrimidine glycosylase/DNA-(apurinic or apyrimidinic site) lyase, giving the protein MPELPEVEVVRRGLEKWVRTRRIEAVQVLDPRSVRRHLDGPLDFEQTLTGCTISSVVRRGKFLWLGLDGLDVPAVLVAHLGMSGQLLVEQPEAADEKHLKVRLSLEEQLDYPDELRFVDQRIFGGMFLSPLVATSDGLPAGLGSPEPAIPQAAAHIARDVLDPNRSAEDLYLALRRRTTDLKRAILDQAVISGVGNIYADEALWQAKLSGSRKTATIRRPEVQRLNDALIDVMTRALAAGGTSFDSLYVNVNGASGYFARSLNAYGREGKPCLRCAENGVASVIRRDAFMGRSSYTCPVCQPRPRR; this is encoded by the coding sequence ATGCCTGAACTGCCAGAAGTGGAAGTAGTCCGTCGAGGGCTGGAAAAATGGGTGCGCACGCGACGGATCGAAGCCGTACAGGTGCTGGATCCGCGTTCGGTCAGGCGCCACCTGGATGGCCCGCTCGATTTCGAGCAAACTTTGACAGGCTGCACCATCTCCTCGGTAGTGCGCCGAGGAAAATTTCTCTGGCTAGGACTCGATGGGCTGGATGTGCCGGCGGTCCTCGTCGCGCACCTGGGGATGAGCGGCCAACTACTAGTTGAGCAGCCAGAAGCGGCGGACGAAAAACACCTTAAAGTCAGGTTGTCTCTGGAAGAGCAGCTGGACTATCCAGATGAACTCAGATTTGTTGATCAGCGGATATTCGGCGGGATGTTCCTCTCGCCGCTGGTAGCAACCTCCGACGGGCTGCCGGCCGGGCTGGGGTCCCCAGAACCTGCCATACCCCAGGCTGCCGCGCACATTGCCCGCGATGTCCTTGACCCGAATCGCAGTGCCGAGGACCTCTATCTTGCCCTGCGCCGCCGTACTACCGACCTCAAGCGCGCCATCCTGGACCAGGCAGTCATTTCCGGGGTGGGCAACATCTACGCTGATGAGGCGTTATGGCAGGCCAAGCTGTCGGGATCCCGGAAAACTGCCACGATCAGGCGTCCTGAAGTACAACGGCTCAACGATGCACTGATCGATGTCATGACCCGCGCGCTGGCGGCCGGCGGCACCAGCTTTGATTCCTTGTACGTGAATGTCAACGGAGCCAGCGGCTATTTTGCCCGCTCGCTCAACGCGTACGGACGCGAGGGCAAACCCTGCCTGCGCTGCGCCGAAAACGGGGTGGCCTCGGTGATCCGCCGGGACGCGTTCATGGGGCGCTCGTCCTACACTTGCCCGGTGTGCCAGCCACGTCCGCGGCGCTAG
- a CDS encoding CDP-glycerol glycerophosphotransferase family protein, which produces MNIDRTVNRIINKIHTSLATRKQLEFIRDHAAELRKLPGGADRYKVALHFPDAMVNAYQIRQWYEPLLALAEFVPVVLIVRNPDAAMHLFKECPLPIHFAPKIEDVERLVQSQDLRVVFYVNQNIRNFQIMRFNSPDHVFICHGESEKAYMWSNQLKAYDYVFSAGQAAHDRLQKHLRNFDASTRCRLVGRPQIDVHYESPIDLNNELPTILYAPTWEGDRPSMNYGSVLSHGEQLIDELTRDGGFNIIFRPHPRSGQNSKAYRQALERIKMQLSTTNEDSEAQFFFDDSAHWGWQWSVADACVTDISAIAYDFLATGKLLYVTKPVSEDASLVDSPALAQVPTLKANEIKDFASSARDALADQSFRQQELVNYYFGDITPGSSMQRFISESLALVEKHSEAGR; this is translated from the coding sequence ATGAACATAGATCGAACCGTCAATAGGATCATCAATAAAATCCATACGAGTCTTGCTACTCGAAAACAACTAGAATTCATTCGCGATCACGCTGCAGAGCTGCGCAAACTACCTGGCGGTGCGGACAGGTACAAAGTCGCGTTGCACTTTCCCGATGCGATGGTCAATGCATATCAGATCAGGCAATGGTACGAGCCGCTTCTCGCCTTAGCCGAGTTTGTTCCTGTAGTACTCATCGTGCGAAATCCTGACGCCGCCATGCATTTATTCAAAGAATGCCCTCTGCCGATTCACTTTGCGCCAAAAATTGAGGATGTTGAGCGACTAGTACAGTCCCAGGATCTGCGTGTGGTGTTCTATGTGAATCAAAATATCCGCAACTTCCAAATCATGCGTTTCAATTCTCCTGACCATGTATTCATTTGCCATGGTGAAAGCGAAAAAGCGTACATGTGGTCCAACCAGCTCAAGGCCTACGATTACGTTTTTTCAGCTGGCCAGGCTGCCCATGACCGCCTGCAAAAGCACTTGCGAAATTTCGACGCGTCAACGCGCTGCCGCTTAGTTGGCCGTCCACAAATTGATGTTCACTATGAGTCACCAATAGATTTAAACAACGAACTGCCGACGATACTCTACGCTCCAACGTGGGAAGGCGACAGGCCGTCCATGAATTACGGATCGGTGCTTTCTCATGGCGAACAGCTGATTGACGAGCTGACCAGAGACGGCGGATTCAACATTATTTTTCGTCCGCACCCACGTTCGGGCCAGAACTCAAAAGCTTACCGGCAAGCTCTAGAACGAATAAAAATGCAACTGAGCACAACTAACGAAGACTCGGAAGCTCAGTTCTTTTTCGACGATTCGGCCCATTGGGGTTGGCAATGGTCGGTTGCCGATGCCTGCGTCACTGATATATCGGCCATTGCTTATGACTTTTTGGCCACCGGAAAACTACTGTACGTAACGAAACCCGTGTCGGAAGATGCCAGCCTCGTTGACTCTCCGGCGCTCGCACAAGTCCCAACGTTGAAGGCGAATGAAATAAAAGATTTCGCCAGCTCGGCACGTGATGCCTTAGCCGATCAAAGCTTCCGGCAACAGGAGTTGGTCAACTATTACTTTGGCGACATTACTCCAGGTTCCAGCATGCAAAGATTCATTTCCGAATCTCTTGCATTAGTCGAAAAGCATAGCGAAGCTGGCCGCTAG
- a CDS encoding sulfurtransferase, translating into MEPFVSWQWCKNHVQEIVLVDARWYWDRPGFDAYRTGHVPGAVFVDLDADLTGEITEDSGRGPFPAPEDFVRAMSRAGIDGSRPVAAYDDAGGVIAARLVWMLRLLEVPAAVVSGGIQAYPGALDSSLVHPRPAVFPPRPWPAGSLLSTRDVAALSEAVLIDARPNNRYRGEEPETDPRLGKVPEADPRRGHIPEAINVPCRDHLEAGGMIKPPQIIRDRFVAEGIVDASGVVSYCGAGVTACHNLLAMEYAGLGQGRLYPGSWSAWSRDPALPAAIRHPS; encoded by the coding sequence ATGGAACCGTTTGTCAGCTGGCAATGGTGCAAAAATCATGTCCAAGAAATCGTCCTGGTTGATGCCCGCTGGTACTGGGACCGCCCGGGTTTTGATGCCTACCGCACGGGTCATGTGCCCGGTGCGGTATTTGTCGATCTCGATGCCGACCTCACCGGAGAAATCACCGAGGACTCCGGCAGAGGCCCCTTCCCGGCGCCGGAGGATTTCGTCCGGGCCATGTCCCGAGCCGGGATTGACGGTTCCAGGCCGGTGGCCGCCTACGATGACGCAGGCGGGGTCATCGCTGCGCGCTTGGTGTGGATGCTGCGGCTGCTCGAGGTTCCTGCGGCCGTGGTATCCGGCGGCATCCAAGCCTATCCAGGCGCTCTGGACTCCTCTCTGGTTCATCCTAGGCCCGCTGTTTTCCCTCCCCGGCCGTGGCCTGCAGGTTCCCTGCTGTCCACCCGGGACGTGGCAGCTCTTTCGGAAGCCGTGCTGATCGATGCCCGGCCGAATAACCGGTACCGCGGCGAGGAACCCGAAACCGATCCGCGGCTGGGCAAGGTTCCCGAAGCCGACCCTCGCCGAGGGCATATCCCCGAGGCGATCAATGTTCCGTGCCGGGATCACCTCGAGGCCGGCGGAATGATCAAGCCGCCCCAAATAATTCGCGACAGGTTCGTAGCCGAGGGCATTGTCGATGCCTCCGGCGTGGTCAGCTACTGCGGGGCCGGGGTGACAGCCTGCCACAACCTGCTGGCGATGGAATATGCCGGGCTTGGACAGGGCAGGCTCTATCCAGGAAGCTGGAGCGCATGGAGCCGGGACCCTGCGCTACCTGCTGCGATCCGGCACCCGTCCTAG
- the rpmF gene encoding 50S ribosomal protein L32: MAVPKRKMSRANTRARRSQWKATAPSLVKTVENGRVTYSLPHQAKVVTDSAGTELFLEYKGRKVADV; encoded by the coding sequence GTGGCTGTTCCAAAGCGGAAGATGTCCCGTGCGAATACTCGTGCCCGCCGTTCTCAGTGGAAGGCTACCGCACCGAGCTTGGTGAAGACCGTTGAAAACGGTCGCGTAACCTACAGCCTGCCTCACCAGGCTAAGGTTGTCACCGACTCGGCTGGTACCGAATTGTTCCTTGAGTACAAGGGTCGCAAGGTCGCAGACGTCTAA
- a CDS encoding serine hydrolase domain-containing protein yields MSILSQIDQWPSANAVSVVIDGHGGVVDQHGDVDRVYSLASVTKLLSAYTFLVALEEEAISLDDPAGPEGSTVHHLLAHTAGYDFDSETIRFAPGAKRGYSNTGFEKLAAHLEAQTSISMADYAQEAVFAPLGMACTKIAGSCAKDGRSTAADLAKFAAELLNPTIVARETLDDATRVHFENLSGILPGYGRQNPNDWGLGFEIRSTKNPHWTGKDHPASTFGHFGQSGTFLWVDPEHRLACVTLTDKNFGQWAVDAWAPFNEQVLASQLS; encoded by the coding sequence ATGAGCATTCTGAGCCAGATTGACCAGTGGCCTTCCGCGAACGCAGTTTCCGTTGTCATTGATGGCCACGGTGGCGTGGTCGACCAGCACGGTGACGTGGACCGCGTGTATTCTCTGGCATCGGTCACCAAGCTGCTCAGTGCCTATACCTTCCTGGTAGCCCTGGAAGAAGAAGCGATCAGCCTTGACGATCCCGCCGGTCCTGAAGGGTCCACGGTTCACCATCTGCTGGCCCACACCGCCGGCTACGACTTTGATTCCGAGACCATCCGCTTTGCGCCAGGTGCCAAGCGCGGCTACTCAAACACCGGTTTCGAGAAGCTTGCCGCGCACCTTGAGGCGCAGACCTCGATCAGCATGGCCGACTACGCCCAAGAGGCGGTTTTTGCGCCGCTGGGCATGGCCTGCACCAAGATCGCGGGCAGCTGCGCCAAGGATGGCCGGTCCACGGCCGCGGATCTGGCCAAGTTCGCCGCCGAGTTGCTCAACCCCACCATCGTGGCCCGGGAAACACTGGACGATGCCACCCGAGTTCATTTTGAAAACCTGTCCGGCATCCTGCCCGGTTACGGGCGGCAGAATCCCAACGATTGGGGCCTGGGCTTTGAAATTCGTTCCACCAAGAATCCGCACTGGACCGGCAAAGACCATCCGGCCAGCACCTTCGGGCACTTTGGCCAATCCGGCACGTTCCTGTGGGTCGACCCGGAGCATCGCCTGGCGTGCGTGACGCTGACCGATAAGAATTTCGGCCAGTGGGCGGTGGACGCCTGGGCGCCCTTCAATGAGCAGGTCCTGGCTTCGCAGTTGTCCTGA
- the rnc gene encoding ribonuclease III, translating to MKRLGIDIDSETFRLAFTHRSYSYENGGIPTNERLEFLGDSILGFCVAEYLYAKFPDLPEGDLAKRRAAIVSTRALAMIARDLEVGEHLLLGRGEAQSNGANKSSILADTMESILGATYLVQGMDAARAFVLRFVTPLLEDPRLIGATTDWKTVIQEVVASRKLGELRYQVTGSGPDHARTYIAVLQIGDEGYGQGHGPSKKEAEQEAAHQTWLQFNPGEQVPKS from the coding sequence ATGAAACGTCTCGGAATCGATATTGATTCCGAGACGTTTCGTCTTGCATTCACCCATCGCTCGTATTCATACGAGAACGGTGGCATTCCAACGAACGAACGCCTTGAATTCCTCGGCGACTCGATCCTTGGCTTCTGCGTTGCGGAATACCTCTACGCAAAATTCCCGGATCTGCCCGAAGGCGATCTCGCAAAGCGCCGTGCTGCCATTGTCAGCACCCGTGCCCTGGCGATGATCGCTCGCGATCTGGAAGTCGGAGAGCACTTGCTGCTTGGACGCGGGGAAGCCCAATCCAACGGTGCCAACAAGTCCTCCATTTTGGCTGACACCATGGAGTCGATTCTTGGTGCCACCTACCTGGTACAGGGGATGGACGCCGCACGAGCCTTTGTGCTGCGCTTTGTCACCCCGCTGCTAGAGGATCCCCGGCTGATTGGAGCCACAACCGACTGGAAGACTGTTATCCAGGAAGTCGTTGCCTCCCGCAAACTTGGCGAGCTTCGTTACCAGGTCACCGGATCCGGCCCGGACCACGCCCGCACCTACATTGCTGTACTGCAAATTGGCGACGAGGGATACGGGCAGGGACATGGTCCCTCGAAAAAAGAAGCTGAGCAGGAAGCTGCCCACCAAACGTGGTTGCAGTTCAATCCTGGCGAGCAAGTACCCAAAAGCTAA
- a CDS encoding CDP-glycerol glycerophosphotransferase family protein — MKLLNTLQRVAKRARQSLADKQQRQFIERHATDLLHAPVGEDRYKAALYFADEMVNAYQIRQWYEPMKQLADFMPIAVITRRPDTALALRDECPLPVYYAPTVEDLERLVGSQDLRLMFYVNQNIQNFQMLRFNEPKHVFICHGESEKSYMWSNQLKAYDFVFSAGQAARDRLTSQLHNFDVHERTRLIGRPQIDVSYVAPFSPNPALPTVLYAPTWEGDRPSMQYGSVVSHGEQLVDALISDGGFNLIFRPHPRSGKNSAAYGKAVERIRRKLAEANAASSAQLFFDDTTDWGWQWSTSDFCVTDISAVAYDFLATGKPMYVTRPASSEATVQNSPALARVPSLSADASENAPTLIRSALTENNMDLHEVVEYYFGDVAAGASMRRFITESLKLVVGDVQAEQLPLKKAA, encoded by the coding sequence ATGAAGCTATTGAATACCCTGCAAAGGGTGGCAAAGCGTGCCCGTCAAAGTCTTGCTGATAAGCAGCAGCGTCAATTCATCGAGCGTCATGCCACAGATCTACTCCACGCTCCGGTTGGCGAAGACCGCTATAAGGCCGCCTTGTATTTCGCAGACGAGATGGTCAACGCGTATCAAATCCGCCAGTGGTACGAACCTATGAAGCAACTGGCCGATTTCATGCCAATAGCTGTCATCACTCGTCGCCCGGATACCGCTTTGGCTTTGCGCGATGAATGCCCGTTGCCTGTGTACTACGCCCCAACGGTTGAAGACCTTGAGCGCCTCGTTGGTTCTCAAGACTTGCGCCTGATGTTCTATGTAAACCAGAACATTCAAAATTTCCAGATGTTGCGTTTCAATGAACCTAAGCATGTCTTTATCTGCCACGGTGAGAGTGAAAAGTCCTACATGTGGTCCAACCAGTTGAAGGCGTACGACTTCGTATTTTCCGCTGGTCAGGCTGCACGTGACCGCCTCACCTCGCAATTGCACAATTTCGATGTCCATGAACGAACTCGCCTCATTGGACGCCCGCAGATTGACGTTTCATACGTGGCTCCTTTTTCCCCAAACCCAGCCTTACCCACGGTGCTCTATGCGCCAACGTGGGAGGGCGACCGCCCGTCAATGCAGTACGGGTCTGTAGTTTCACATGGCGAGCAACTGGTCGATGCACTCATCAGTGACGGCGGGTTCAATTTGATCTTCCGCCCGCACCCTCGGTCTGGCAAGAACTCTGCAGCCTATGGAAAGGCTGTAGAAAGAATTCGCCGTAAGCTGGCAGAGGCCAATGCCGCTTCGAGCGCACAGCTGTTCTTTGACGACACCACTGATTGGGGTTGGCAATGGAGCACATCGGATTTTTGCGTCACCGACATCTCGGCAGTCGCTTACGACTTTTTGGCAACGGGCAAGCCAATGTATGTCACCCGACCAGCTTCTAGCGAAGCCACGGTTCAGAATTCACCGGCCTTGGCCAGGGTGCCCTCTCTGAGCGCAGACGCCTCAGAAAATGCGCCAACGCTCATTCGTTCCGCTCTCACGGAAAATAATATGGACTTGCACGAAGTCGTTGAATACTACTTTGGAGATGTGGCTGCAGGCGCCAGCATGCGCCGGTTCATCACCGAGTCCCTCAAGCTAGTTGTAGGGGATGTACAGGCAGAACAGCTACCGCTGAAAAAAGCCGCTTGA
- a CDS encoding DUF4190 domain-containing protein, protein MTMSPSGSAPLDPRNGFGVTALVLGIIAVIFSFIPLVGIVSFFVGGLAVIFGIIGLTRKNRAKGLSVAGLILGAVGIIIAGIVTATTAAFVSSVDEEMNKEATVVYKATSENNATVMFGATSGTSNEDFKGKWEQETTVTGWDATSLIVTSGDYTTSQKVSCEIIIDGESVAKQSGTDNVSCTADTISK, encoded by the coding sequence TTGACCATGTCACCATCTGGCTCTGCGCCATTAGATCCGCGTAATGGATTCGGCGTTACAGCTCTTGTCCTCGGAATCATCGCCGTTATTTTCTCATTCATTCCTCTCGTGGGAATAGTCTCCTTCTTCGTTGGCGGACTAGCCGTAATCTTCGGTATTATTGGTCTCACGCGAAAGAATCGGGCAAAAGGTCTGTCTGTTGCAGGTCTAATCCTCGGGGCTGTAGGAATCATCATTGCTGGAATTGTCACTGCGACAACTGCTGCATTTGTCAGCAGCGTTGATGAGGAAATGAACAAAGAAGCCACAGTCGTATACAAGGCAACTTCAGAAAATAATGCGACAGTCATGTTCGGGGCGACAAGCGGTACGTCCAACGAGGATTTCAAGGGTAAATGGGAGCAAGAAACCACCGTCACCGGGTGGGACGCAACTTCCCTCATTGTAACCAGTGGCGATTACACTACATCGCAGAAGGTTTCCTGCGAGATCATCATTGATGGGGAGAGCGTGGCCAAGCAGTCCGGAACCGACAATGTCAGCTGCACGGCGGATACCATCTCCAAGTAG
- a CDS encoding alpha/beta fold hydrolase yields MTVIPDSSPVVLLHGWPVTENHWRHLVPVLGKAGYSIIPITLPGLGAAPEGSQSFRKTDLAMWVRNELARQGITRFALIGHDWGATVAALLAAELGSAVTALVVEEEILPGIDIDIPAPGRDYYPTWHGSFNSVPGLADHLVPTNEAVFYGEFLAQSAGPPRLDDEAVNSYIQAYSRSGVLEAGLSYYRTRSGDVADVRGLLTGPLMKTPVLAIGGRYAMGSAVAEGMRLLATNVNGLVFNSSGHYPLEQEPIETSQAILAFLHRYHSTEKHGLSTKPTMLSRLKTSD; encoded by the coding sequence ATGACCGTTATACCCGATTCCTCGCCCGTTGTCCTGTTGCATGGCTGGCCAGTCACGGAGAATCACTGGCGGCACTTGGTGCCAGTTCTCGGCAAAGCAGGGTACAGCATCATCCCAATCACTTTGCCTGGACTCGGAGCTGCACCAGAAGGATCTCAGAGCTTCCGAAAAACAGACCTCGCCATGTGGGTTCGTAACGAACTGGCACGACAAGGAATTACACGATTCGCCCTGATTGGGCACGACTGGGGTGCCACAGTGGCCGCCCTACTAGCTGCGGAACTGGGATCCGCGGTGACCGCGCTCGTCGTAGAAGAAGAAATCCTACCGGGAATCGACATCGACATCCCCGCCCCAGGGCGAGACTACTACCCGACTTGGCACGGCTCATTCAACAGTGTGCCTGGACTTGCCGACCACCTTGTGCCCACAAACGAAGCTGTCTTTTACGGAGAGTTTCTTGCGCAAAGCGCAGGGCCACCGAGGCTAGATGACGAAGCAGTTAATTCATACATCCAGGCCTATTCTCGATCGGGCGTCTTGGAAGCGGGGCTCAGCTACTACCGCACCCGGAGCGGTGATGTCGCCGACGTCCGAGGGCTGCTGACCGGCCCTTTGATGAAGACCCCGGTACTCGCCATAGGAGGAAGATATGCGATGGGATCTGCCGTTGCCGAAGGCATGCGATTGCTGGCCACAAATGTAAACGGTCTCGTTTTCAATAGCTCTGGTCACTACCCCCTGGAACAAGAACCCATCGAAACCTCGCAGGCGATTCTTGCCTTCCTGCACCGCTATCACTCGACGGAAAAACATGGTCTTTCTACTAAGCCCACTATGCTGTCTCGCTTGAAAACAAGCGACTAG